Sequence from the Phycisphaerales bacterium genome:
GCAACAGGGCGGGGGGATTTTCGGCGGGCAGCGGAAGATCTGGATGCTGGACGAGGGCATCGCGGGCGAGATCGCCAAGCAGGGCGACGCGGCGGCGGGCGTGCTGGTGGGGTTCGTCGTGTTCCTGCTGTACTGGCTGGTTGCGGCGCCGGTCGGGTTCTTCCTGCTTAAGCGGTTCAACAAGACGCAGCACGCGTGGGTGGCGTTCGTGGCGACCACAGCGGTGTTCACGGTGATCTCGTGGACGGGCGCGAAGTTTCTGCGCGACTCGACGGTGGGGGCCAGCCATCTGACGGTGCTCGATCACGTGTACGGCCAGCCCTATCAGCGGGCCAAGATGTGGTCCAGTGTGTCGATCCCGCGCTACGGCACGGCCACCATCAGCGTGGGCGAGCAGGACACCGGCGACGCGCCTCCGATCAACAACCTGATTGCGTCGTGGGACACCCCCGCCGACACGGCGTGGGGCGGCTTCCCCGACGTGCGCGGGTATGTGGTGGACACGCGCAGCCCGGACACCATCCGCGTGCCGGTGCGCTCGACGGTGAAGCAGGTGGAGGTGGTGTGGGCGGGCGGACCGCAGTGGCAGATGCCGCGCCCGATGCGCCCGGAAGAGGGCGGGACGGGGACATTGCGGCTGCAGGACCGCGGGATCGATGCGAGCGGCATGCCGACCGCGTCGGCCGTGGGCAAGATCGTGCACAGCATGCCCGGGCCGCTGGAAGAGGGGCTGCTGGTCATCGTGCGACGGCAGCGGAACATCGCGCGGTTCTCTTCGGATTGGCCGGTGTGCGTGGGCGAGGTGTTCAAGATCAACTACGCCTGGCAGCCGGGCTCGCCCCTTGATCTGGACCTGCTCACGAAGTCGGTGCTCCCCAAGGACAGCGACTTGCGAGCGGTCACCAACACCATGTTCCGTGTCGGCGAGGGCGGCGGCGCCGCCACCGACATGGATCGTCGTTTCGCTGCCCTGGCCTTCTTCAACCAACTCCCGCCCAACGAGCCGGGGCTGGAGAACGCCGCGGCCCAGCGGACCTCGACGCACGGGTGGGACCTGGGGCACTGGTTCACGCAGCCGTGCATCATGATCATCGGGCGGGTGGGCAGCGACCGCGCGGGCGTGGCGTCGCCGGTGCCGCTGATGGTGGACGGCGAGGCGGTGCCGAACACGGGGCAGACGATGGTGCGGTGGATTTACCCGCTGCCGGACGACCCGCCGCCGTTCCCGCAATCGAGCGACGCGCCGACGGCGCCGGTGAACGACGCGCCGGCAGTTGAGGGTGGCGAGGGCTGAAGGCACGACAGGCTGAACGTACGAGAGACCGACACACATGCCGATGATCGAGACCATCAATCTGACCAAGCGCTACGGCGAGCTCGTGGCGCTGAACAACCTGAACCTCACCATCAACGAGGGTGACTGCTTCGGGTTCATCGGCCCCAACGGCGCGGGCAAGACGACCACGATCAAGATCCTGGCGACGCTGCTCAAGCCCAGCAGCGGGCAGGCGAACATCGCGGGCCTGACGATCGGCTACCAGAACCGCCAGATTCGGCCGCTCATCGGCTACGTGCCCGACTTCATGGGCGCGTACGAGGACATGGTGGTCACCGAGTACCTGGAGTTCTTCGCCGCGGCGTACAACATCCACGGCCAGCAGCGCAAGAAGGTGATCGCCGACGTGCTGGAGCTGACGGACCTGGGGTACAAGGCGACGGCCGAGGTGAACTCGCTGTCGCGGGGCATGCAGCAGCGGCTGGCGGTGGCGCGGGTGCTGCTGCACGACCCCAAGGTGCTGCTGATGGACGAGCCCGCCAGCGGCCTAGACCCCCGCGCCCGCATCGAGATGCGCGAGCTGCTCAAGGAGCTGCGGCGGATGGGCAAGACCATCCTCATCTCCAGCCACATCCTGCCCGAGCTCGCGGAGCTGTGCAACGTGGTGGGGATCATCGAGCGCGGGCAGCTGCTGTTCAATGGAACAGTGGACGAGATCCTGCGGCGGGCGAAGGTGGGCCACATCCTGCACGTGGGCGTGACCGACCGATTCGAAGAGGCGGGCAACCTGCTGGCGAAGGTGCCGGGGGTGAAGAAGGTGGCGGTCGCGAATGACGATTCGGGCAGCGGCAAGCTCGGCAAGGTGCTGCACGTCAACTACGACGACACGGCCGGGCAGAGCGTGACTGATCTGCCGAACATCCTCGTGAACAGCGGGTTCCGCCTGACGAAGTTCACGGAGGAGCCTGTGAACCTGGAGACGGCCTTCATGCGGCTGACGAAGGGGCTGGTGCAGTAGACGCCGCCGCGGCCGAACGGTCTGGAGCAAAAAGCAGGGGGCCGCGATCTTCATCGCGGCCCCGCGTTACGTTCTGGTCTATTCGAGCGCGCCGATCACCAGCGCCGCACCGGCTCGCCGACGTAACGGGAGAGCGGGCGGATGATGCGGTTGTTCGCGTGCTGCTCCATGATGTGGGCGCACCAGCCGCTCACGCGGGCGGCGACGAAGATGGGCGTGTACTGCGGGACGGGGATGCCCATCACGTAGTACGTCATGCCGCACGGGAAGTCGACGTTGGGGTGGATCTTCTTGTCGCGGAGCATGATCTTCTCGACCTCGTCGCCGATCTCGAACCACTTGAGCTGCGAGGGCCCCTGCTTCTGGGCGATGGCGCGGCCGAGCTTGTTGAGGATGGGGGCGCGGTGGTCGCCGTTCTTGTAGACGCGGTGGCCGAAGCCCATGAGCTTGCGCTTGGTGGCGAACGCGTTCTGCATGAAGTCGTTAACGGTGCCCTTGCCGGACTCGATGAAGGTGCGGATTTCCTTGAGCATCTCCATCGCCATCTCGTTGGCGCCGCCGTGGAGCGGGCCCTTGAGCGCGGCGATGCCGCCGCAGACGGCGCCGTGCATGTCGGAGAGGGTGCCGGCGATGACGCGGCTGGCGAAGGTGCTGGCGTTGAAGTCGTGCTCGGCGTAGAGGATGAGCGAGATGTCGATGCAGCGGGCGTACTCGGCGGGCTGCTTCGTGCCGGTCATCAGGTAGAGCAGGTTCGCGGCGTGATCGAGGCTGGGGTCGCCGCCCTTCTCGACGCCGATCAGCGGCTTGCCGTCGATCACGTTCTGCATGTGGCCGATGATGGTCGGCACCTTGGCGAGCAGGCGCTTGCTCTTGCGGAGATTGGCCTCGGCGGAGTTGTCCTGGCAGTCCTTGTCGAGGTGGCCGAGGATGCTGACGGCGGTGCGGACGACGTCCATGGGGACGGCGGTGCCGGCCTTGAGCGCGGGGCCGGCGTCCTTGAGGAACTGGATGACGAGCGGCGGCAGGGCGCGCTCGGCGACGATCTCGCCCTTGAACCGCTTGAGCTCATCAGGACCAGGCTTGTGGCCCTCGAGGAGGAGGAACGCGACCTCCTCGAAGGTGGCGTTCTGTGCGAGGTCGTGGATCTCGTAGCCGCGGTAGAAGAGGCCGCCCTGCTCGATGGAGCAGATGGTGGTCTCACCGGCGATGACACCTTCCAGGCCGCGAGAGAACGCGGCTTCGGCAGCGGACGGGGCGGCGGGCGCGGTCGTCATAAGCCTTCAAACTCCGTGGAAAAGTAAGGGTGAATCCGTGTTTTCGAGTGTAGGCGGGGCGGCCGGGGGCGCGACATCCCACGGTAAAGGGCCGGCGGTGGCCGGCCCTGTGTGGGGTGCAGGTGGCTGGTTGCAAGTGCCTGTCGCGTCACTTCTTGGCGGGGGCGGCCGTCGGCTGGTCGCTCCTCGAGCGCTGGGGGGTGGTGGCGGTCGGTGCTGCCTGGCCGCTCTGGATGGTGGTCTCCAGCTTGATGGAGCGCTTCATCTCCTCGGGCGGGCTCTGTGGGGGGGTGGCCCGCACCTGCTCGCTCGAGGTCAGGGTCATCTTCGAGTCCACGGGCGCCATGGCAAGGGTTGAGCCGCGGTAGGTGCCGCTGCCGGCGCCGGTGAGACTCACGAGCTCGAGCTTGTAGCCGGGCGGCAGGTTCGGGAGCGCCATTTCCTGCGGCTCGGCCCTCTGTGTCACGGCGGTGTCGAGGGTGAAGGTTGCGTCCTTCGTCTCCTGAAGTGTCGCGGTCGTGGTCTGGGACATCGAAAGGCCGAGGTTGTCGACGACAGCGCTGACTTCCCACTTGGCGCCCTTGCCGACTGATTCGACGGGGAGTGGCGTGACGAGCTGGTTGAGCATCGTGCGGATCTTGTCCACCATCTCGGGCGCCGCGGCCGCGGCGGTCTCGGGGAGCTTGAAGTCGGCACTACGGGTCTCGCCACGGCTGGAGACCACGACGCGGGCGGTCATGCCCTGCATGGCGTTGAGGGCGTCCTTGATGAGCTGGGCTTCCATCGGGTTGGTGCCAGCGCCGTCGGTGGTCATGGTCGTGAAGGTTGCGTCGTAGGTGATGTCGCCGCCGGGCGCGACCTCCTTCACGGCCTGGTCCATGCGGATCACGACCGAAGGGGTCGACATCTGCATGACCTTGCCCGCGAAGTCGGCCTGCGAGGACATGGACATGCGGATGTTGACGGTGTTGGTGCTTCCAACCGCGGGGGCGTAGCGGAGCTGCACGCGGGGCTCGGCGCCGGCGTCGATGAGCTTGATGACGGGGGTAGAAACGGTGAGGGCGGGATTCTTGGGCTGGTCCTGCTTCGGCGCTGGCTGAGCGGGGCTTGAGGGTTGGGTGGGGCGGGGCTGGGTCGGCTGGTTTGCTGGTGTGGGCTGTGCGTGCGTGACAGCGCTGGCGGCTGCCACGGTGATTCCAAGCCACATGAGACGGCGCGTGGGCATACGGGACTCCTTGGTGCACAAGGGTACGGTGCTCAGGCGAGCGGGCGCAGCACGGCCCGCACGGGGCTCCCGTCGAAGCCCATGAGCTTGAGCGGCGCGGCGATCAGCTCGTACTCCCCGGGGGCGACGCTCTGGAGGTCGAGCCCTTCGAGGATTGCGATGCCCTGCTTGAGAATGGCCTTGTGGGCGGGCAGGTCCTTGGAGTCCTGAAGGTCGACGCTGGGGGTGTCGATGCCGATGGTGCGGACGCCTTTCGCCGCGAGGGCCTCGACGAGCTCGACCGAGAGGGCCGCGAAGTCGGAGTTCCAGGACTCGAAGCTCGGAAAGGTGCCGGTGCGGATGAGCACGCGCGGGTGGCGGATGGCATCGAGGCCGGTGCAGTGCTGGGGTAGGACGCGCTGGGCGCTGGGTGTGGTCGCGGCAATGACGTGACAGGGGCCGATGTAGTGGTCCAGCGGCATCTCGCCGACGCTGGGAGCCTTGTCGCCGTAGTGGTTGGGACCGTCCGCGTGAGCGCCGAGGTGAACGGTGGTGCGGAGCGTGGAGAGCGTGATGTTGTCGCCGCGCGAGATGTCGCAGAGGACCTCGCGCGAGGGGCAGGTGTCGCCGGGCCAGACGTTGGTGGTCGGGGTGATGGCGGGGGTGATGTCGATGAGCCGCTTGTCGCCGCTGGATGAGCCGCCGCCTGCGAGCACGCGCCCGGCCACCTCGGCGACGCGTGACCGCCAGTTCGCGTCGCCGAGCGTTTCGATCGAGCCGCGCGGCACCTCACGGATGACGGCGTCCAGCACCCGGTCGAGCTCGCGACCGCGCTGGCGGGCCTGCGCGTAGGGCACGGTCGAGAAGCTCACGAGGTTGTACTGCGGCGTGACGGTGCCCAGGTGCGCGTGGTGCACGGCCTGCTCCACCTTCTTGCGGTAGACGAAGTCGGGCTGCCCGGTCTTGTCTCGCATCTCGACGAAGTTCTCGACCGCCATGTCGGCGATGGCGTCGGCGTTGGGCTTGCGATCCGCCTGGTACGCGCTGAGCGCGCCGGTGAAGTCCCAGCGGTTGCCGCTTCGCTCGGGCGGGTGCTCGCGCAAACAGCGGGAGAGCGCGGTGCAGTCCTCGAACGCGGCGTTCATGCCCTGGCCGTAGAAGGGCACGATGGCGTGCGCGGCGTCCCCGAGCAGCGCCACCCGGCCTCCGTGCTGCCAGGGCCAGCAGCGGACGGTGACGAGCGAACTCGTCGGGTTGCGGGTGTAGTCCTCAACGAGCGTTGGCATCAGCGGCACGGCGTCGGGGTAGTGCTCGCGGAAGTGCCGCTCGATGTCGGGGGGGGTCCGCAGGTTCTCGAAGGAGTGGGGGCCCTTGAAGGGCCAGAAGAGCGTGCAGGTGAAGGAGCCGTCGCGGTTTGGGAGCGCGATCATCATGGACTGGCCGCGGGGCCAGATGTGGAGGGCGTGGGGTTCCATGGCGAAGGAGGAAGACTCCACCGCGGAGTTGGCGGAGGGGGCGGAGGTGCGCGGAGCGGAGTTTGGAGCGGGCGGGATGTGGAGTTCTTTGTAGCCGTGCTCGAGGTAGGACTGGCTGTACTCGAAGCGGTCGGTCTTCTGGAGCCGGCCGCGGACCCCACTGAAGGCGCCGTCGGCGCCGATGATCAGGTCGGCCTCAACGCGCGTGATCGAACCGTCGGGCTTCTGGAAGATGGCCGCAGGCGCGGGCGAGTCCAGGTCCACGTCGATGCAGAAGTGGTCGAACGTGAGCGACACGCTGCGGTGCTCGGCCGCGGCCTTGATGAGGGTCAGGTTCAGCCCGCCGCGGGAGACGGAGTTGATGGCGTCCTTGGGATCGTGCGAGTAGGGCAGGAAGTAGGTGGGGGTGGTGCTGTTGGGCGGGCCGGGCGGGTGGATCATGCGGCCGGGCATGCGGATGGCGTCGCTGCGCATCACCCGCTCGTCGAGCCCGGCGCCCGCCAGGCCGGCGATGCCGCGGGCAGAGAGGGCGAGGTTGATGGACCGGCCGCCGGCGTAGCCGTGGGCGCGCGGGTCGGAGCGGCGCTCGAACAGCGACACGCGATAGCCCTCGCGGGCGAGGTAGCAGGCCATGAGCGCGCCGGCGAGACCCGCGCCGGCGATGAGCACGTGGATGTCGGCGTTTGAGCGACCCATGGGTGGATTGTTGCCGCGCCGCGGGGCGGCGCTCACCTACCGCACGCGGACGATCTCGACGGTCTCGGCGCCCGGGTTCCAGAGTGCGTAGCGGGGCTCGTCGATGCCGTCGCGCCCCCGCCCGACCGCGCCGACGCAGATGGCGTACCGGCGTGCCGCGTCGAGCGTGACGGGCTCGCCGTACTCGAACGGGACGACGAGCGCCTCGTCGCCATCGCTGGCGAAGATCGCCGGGATGTGGATGTGACCAACGAAGCACAGGCGCTGGCGCGTGCCGCGGAAGAGCTGCGCGGCGTCGCGCAGGTCGCGCACGCCGCGTGCCCCCGCCACCGGCGAGATATGGGTGAACAGCACGTCGCCCTCGCGGAGCTCGCGGGGCATGCTGCGCAGGAACTGGTCCTCGGGCGAGCCCTCGGGCAGGTCGCACATCAGGTCGCAGTTGCCTAGCACGCTGGGCACGCCCCTCCGCAGCAGCTCCGTCAGCACGGGAGCGCCGCCGCGCCAATCGTCCACGTTGTCGCCGAGGCTGATGATGCGGCTGATGCCGCGGCGGTCGATGTCGGCGAGCACGGCCTGGAGCCGGGGAAGGTCGCCGTGCGCGTCGGAAATGATGGCGGTGGGGGTGTTATTGATCGGAGGCGTCACAGCACCCTCTTCAGCACCTGCACGAGCTCCCAGCAGTCACGGTAACTGACGTAGAGCGGGGCGGGGGCGACGCGGACCACGTTCGGCTCGCGGAAGTCGACGACAACGCCCTGGGCGTGCATGCGCTTCTCGAAGTCGCGGGTGGCGCCGCTGACGGCGAGCGAGAGCTGCGCCCCGCGCTGCTCCCTCTCCCGCGGCGTGATGATCTGCACCTTGCCGGGCAGCTCGCGTGTGATGAGCCACTCGAGGTAGCCGGTGATCTTCTCGCTCTTCTCGCGGAGGGCACCCATGCCGACGCGGTCGAAGATCTGCATGGACGCCTTCACGGGGGCGAGGGCCATGATGGGCGGGTTGCTGAGCTGCCAGGCCTCGGCGCTCTGCATGGGCTCGATGGTGGGCCTCATCTGGAAGCGGGTGGCGGGCTGTGTGCCCCACCAGCCTTCGAATCGGGGGAGCGAAGAGCCGCCGCGGAGCGGCGGGGTACCCGGTACCTTGAAGTGACGTTCGTGGACGAATGCGCCCGCTACGGCACCGGGGCCGCTGTTGAGGTACTTGTACGTGCACCACGCGGCGAAGTCGACGCCCCAGTCGTGCAGCTTCATAGGCACATTGCCCGCGGCGTGGGCGAGGTCCCAGCCGACGGTGCAGCCGCGCTCTTTCGCGGCCGCGGTGATCCGCTGCATGTCGAACCACTGGCCCGTCAGGTAGTTCACGGCGCCCAGCATCACCAGCGCGACCTGCTGCCCCTGCTCCCACAGGAAGGCCTCGATGTCGCTGGTGCGGAGGGTGTGCTCGCCGTCTCGCGGACGCAGGCGGATCAGACCGTCCTTAGGGTCGATGCCGTGGAACCGCAGCTGGCTTGCGACCGCGTAGCTGTCGGAGGGGAACGCGGTGTCCTCGATCACGATTTTGTAGCGTTCGCTGGTGGGCCTGAAGAACGACACCATCAGGAGGTGCAGGTTGGTGGTGAGACTGTTCATCATCACGCACTCACCGGGCACGCCGCCGACGAGCCTGGCCGCGGGCTCGCGGAACCATTCGTGGTAGGGCAGCCACGGGTCGCGCCCGTGCAGGTGGGCCCCCACGCCCAGCCGAGCCCAGTCCTCGAGTTCCTGCTCGAGCAGTGCACGCGTCGCCATGGGCTGGCACCCCAGCGAGTTGCCCGTCATGTAGACGCACGGACGCGACGGGTCCTTGGCGCTGGGCGGGATGTGGAAGAGCCCGCGGCACTCCTGCAGCGGATCGGCGGCGTCGAGTGAGGAGGCGAAGGCTTCGTCGGAGCGAAATTCCATGGGTGCAGGATAAGGCACACGGCCTTGAAGCGAGGCCGTCAGCAGTCCCGCAGGTCCTGCTACACCCGGCTAGCAGTCTCCGCCGCCCAGGACTCGGAAGAAGGCCTCGATGTCCTGGTCGGTCCCGGCATCGCCGTCGCCGTTGAAGTCGGCGCCGCCCCGCCAGCACGCGGCACAGCAGTTCCCGCCGAGACAGGCGAAGAACGCCTCGATGTCCTGATCGGTGCCGCCGTCGCCGTCGCCGTTGAAGTCCTGCGGCCCGCAGGGGGGTGGCGGCGGAGTCAGGTCGAGCAGGTCGATGTAGCGGCCGCTCCCGGCGTAGATGAGCTCGTCAACCCCGGTGCCGGGGTCGTAGCGGTGGATGCCGGCGCTGTTGGTCCACACGACGCTCCCGTCGCGCAGCTGGTGCACGCCCCGGGCCTCAAAGGCCGGGAACGAGGACAGGATCTGCCCGGTGTCCTTGTGCAGGGTGGCGATCCGGGCATCGGTGAACGAGGCGGCGAGAACGTGGCCGTCGAGGTCATGCCCGAGCTGCTCGACGAACCGGACGCCGATGCCGTTGTTGAAGGTGCCCAGTGAAACACCGCCATAGGTGTAGCGGTGCACTTCATCGAATGTGGTGACGCTCGCGCCAACGAGCAGAGCGCCCTGGTGCTCGAGGACCGAGAACGGGCTTGAAGCCTGCCCGGAGGTGGAGAACCGAAACACGAATGCGCCGTTGGTATCGAAAACCTCGATCGAGTTGGCGTTGCGGGACACGTACACCCGACCGTCCGCGTATTCCATGCCGCGGACGTTGTCCATTGTCTGAGGCGGGTTGCCCTCTACGGCGCCCAGGTACTCGCCGGTCAGGCTCCAGCGGGAAACCCGGTCAGCGTTCTGTTCTGAGACCCAGATCTCCTGCCCCACCTGCATGGCGTGGAACGGCAGTCCGCCGGCCAGCGTGAAGTACGCGTCGTTCTCCACCGCTCCGGTCTCCGGGTTCAGGAGCACCAGCCGGTTGGCGGCCGAGTCGGGCATCATCAGGTACTGCTGCCCCAGCGCGGGGAGGGCAAGCAGCATGGCGGTGATCAGGGCGAACCCTCGGGGCATTCCGGCGAAACTCCTCGGCGGGCGTGGACCAGGGCAGCGCCACCCGCGCGGAATCTGCTGGGGGGCGGTGAGAGACAGCCCATCCGTCGCAGATGGCCGATGGGATGCGTCGAACCGGGGATTCCGTCTGTGGGTCGCTGCACCCACCGGGCTCCCACGGGTGGTGGGCCCGAACAGGGGCCCGGATCGGTGCCGAAAAGGCGTTATCTGGAGAGGGTGAAGGCCCACGCGATAAGGTGGGAAGCGGTTATCAGTAGGGTGACCAGGACAAAGGGCAGCTTCCGGTTCTTGTGCGTGACGATCAGCATGGCCGCGATCGCACCCGGGAACCCGCCGAGCAGCTCCGCCAAGTGAAGCGAGGATTCGGGTATGCGGCGGCGACCGGCTACGGCGGCGCGTTTGTCGCGGGCGAACGCCGCAAACGTGACCAGTGAGGCGATGGCGTACCAGCCGGCCGTCAGGATGAGGGTGAGCTCGGGGTGGGATGGCATCACAGGCCGAGCCGCGCCTTATCGCCCGGACACCGTCAACGGCGTGAGGCCGCCGGTGGCCACTTTGGCGTAGCCGCTGCCCAGCTCGCCGATGGGGTCCGGGGGCACGATTTCCACCTTCTTCTCGCCCAGCTTGGCCTCGCCGCGGAGCACCTTGTCCTGGAATGCCAGGCACTCCGCCAGCAGGCGGGGCAGGATTTCCGGCTCAGGTACGTTTGCGACCCGCTCGCCCTGCACGTAGATGATGCCGCGACGGTCTCCCGCGAACACGGCCACGTCCGCCCCCTCCGCCTCGCCCGGCCCGTTCACGATGCACCCCATCACCGCCACCTTCATTGGCACAGTGACCTTCTCCGCAAGGGCCTTGCGGACATCCTGAATGAGCGTGAAGAGGTCGACTTGGATGCGGCCGCACGTGGGGCAGGCGATGAGGTCGACACCCACACGCTGCCGCAGGCCGAGGGAGTACAGCAGCTCCAGCCCGTCCTGCACCTCGTAGATGGGGTCGTTGGCGTAGCTGATGCGGATGGTGTCCCCGATGCCGTTAATGAGCAGACCCGCCAGCGCCGCCACCGACCGAATGCAGCCCGTCTCCTTAGGCCCGGCGTGCGTCACTCCCAGGTGCAGCGGGTGGTCGAAACGCTTGCTGATCTCGGTGTAGGCGTCCACCACGATCTGCGCATCCATCGACTTGGCGCTGATGGCGATGTCGTAGAAGTCGCGCTCGTAGAAGATGTCGAGGTACTCCTCGAGCTTGGCGATCATGATCGCCAGCAGGTAGCCGTGCTTCTGGTCCGAGAACACGGCCCCCAGCTCCTTCATCCGCTTCTGCTTGTCCTTGCGCTCGATGATCGAGCCCTCGTTGACGCCCACGCGGATGGGGATGCCCCTGCCGCCGTTGGCCGCCTTGCACGCGTCGATCACCGCGTTCACCTGCGCCCGGTCCTGAATGTTCCCGGGGTTAAGGCGGATCTTGTGCACGCCCGCCTCCACCGCCTCGAGGGCGCGCTGGAAGTGGAAGTGCACGTCCGCGACGATCGGAACCTTCACCTGCGGGATGATGTGGCGGAGGGCCTCGGTATCTTTCTTTTCCGGCACGGCCACGCGGACGATGTCGGCCCCCGCCGCCGCGAGCTTGTTGATCTCCCGCACGCACCCGTCGATGTCATGGGTGTACCCGGCGGTCATGGTCTGCACCGAGACAGGGGCGTCGCCGCCGATCTTGACGATGCCGACGCGCTCGTCGCCGACCTGGATTTGACGGGTCTTCTTGCGTGGGGTCATGTGCGGGGATGGTAGGAAACCGGGAGTGGCACTGGGCGCGTGCGTGCGCCCGCAAGGCTGGGGATTGGTCGTCAGGCGCCCTGCGGCTGAGCAGCGGGTGTAGTACTGCTCGGGGCCTTCCCCGGTTCGGAGGCGTAGCGGCAGACCTTGACGCCGATGTGATGCAGCCAGGCGACGTACATGGTGGCCAGGAGGAACACGGCGGTGCCCATGGACTGGAGAAGGACCGCGAGGTTCAGGTTGTTGATGCGGGAGGCGTAGCGGAGCAGGGCGGGCTCGACATTGGAGAGGACCGCGAAGGCCAGCCCGAAGCCGAGCCACGCGAACGACGCATGCCCGCGGACCGCGCGGTAGCAGGTGCTGGAGACGGGCCACTTGTACAGGGCGCGGTAGAGCGCCGGGCTGAGGCGGGCATCGATCAGCATCACCAGCCACGGCGCGAAGGCGAAGAGGATCGAATGCACCAGCCCCAGGGGGCGCAGGATGGTGATGGTGGCTCCGGAGCGGAACTGGACGCCGCCCTGGGTCATGCGGCCCGCGGCCATTGACACGAGGGCGGTCGCAAGGAGCCCGCCAACGAGGATGATGACGGAGGCGGTGCTCGCGTTGCGGCGTGCGAGTGCATCGGCCGCACGGGACTCGATCCGGATCCCTTGGAACAGCAGGCGCGGGCTACGGAGGAAGGCGATGTACGTGCCCCACCAGTCGCGGGCGACCTGCCAGGGCGACCCCGGCCGGTGCTCGGGAAGCGAGTGCGCGATGGCACGCCCGCACTCCGGGCACGACCCCTCGATGGGCAGGTCGGCAAGTGGATACCCGCAGGACTCGCACAGAATGCCTTGCGCAGCAAGCATTCGCAATGGTAGAACGCAGGCGTGCGTACGAGCCCGGAACGCAGTGACGGGTCCCCCGAGGAACCCGCGACGAAGGCAGCACCGCCCGCTCACTCCGTTCGGGGCTCGTTTCGAACGTCCCTTGTGTTGAATGAGGCTTGTTCCACTCGGTAGGCTGGTGCGATGGCCGACGTCAGCCGTTGCCCAGAGTGCGGGAGCGATCCCTCGGTCCCCGGGCCTCTGCCATGGTGGGGGCGGCTCACAGGCCTCCCGCTCGTCATCGCTACTTGCCTGCTGGGCTTCTGCGTGCTCATGGCGGCGGTGCGGATGCAGAAGGGCACGTCCACGATCGGTGGGGCGAAGGCGACCGGCCTGGGAATGACGGTCGGCGAGGTGCGGGACGCCGCCGCGGGCGAGCTCGGCCTTCAGCGGCGGCTCGCGGACGCGATCCTGAAACCCGCCGAGGACTTCATGTTCACAGGCAGTGCGGAGTGGGAGGTGGGCTGCGGGCCGGGGCCGGTCCAGAGGGTTGACCAGTGGGCCATCGGGTTCCCCGTGCAGTGGGTGACGTGGAGCAGCTTCACTCAACTGCGGAAAGGGCCTGCGCTCGCGCCCATGGACGAGTGGAGGTGGTTCGGGCTGACGCTCCGATGGACCACGCGCGCAGCTACGGGGCCAACGAGCACGCTCCTGATCGACCTGCCGGGGCTGGCCCTCGTGCTGCTGTGCGTGCTAGTGATCGCGGCCGTGCTGCAGCGCATCGCGAGCTGCCGTTCAAGGCGCGTGAAGGGGTCGGCGTGGGCGTGTGGGGTCATTGCTCTGGTGCTGCTGCTGTTGTGGCCGGCTCATACCACCGAGCAGCGCTACGGATCGGGCGGCATGCCGCGGGGAGTTTCCCGGAACCGAACGCGAATCCTCGCAAAGGACGCCGAAGGACTCGCCTCGATCGCCGTCACC
This genomic interval carries:
- the ispG gene encoding flavodoxin-dependent (E)-4-hydroxy-3-methylbut-2-enyl-diphosphate synthase, which encodes MTPRKKTRQIQVGDERVGIVKIGGDAPVSVQTMTAGYTHDIDGCVREINKLAAAGADIVRVAVPEKKDTEALRHIIPQVKVPIVADVHFHFQRALEAVEAGVHKIRLNPGNIQDRAQVNAVIDACKAANGGRGIPIRVGVNEGSIIERKDKQKRMKELGAVFSDQKHGYLLAIMIAKLEEYLDIFYERDFYDIAISAKSMDAQIVVDAYTEISKRFDHPLHLGVTHAGPKETGCIRSVAALAGLLINGIGDTIRISYANDPIYEVQDGLELLYSLGLRQRVGVDLIACPTCGRIQVDLFTLIQDVRKALAEKVTVPMKVAVMGCIVNGPGEAEGADVAVFAGDRRGIIYVQGERVANVPEPEILPRLLAECLAFQDKVLRGEAKLGEKKVEIVPPDPIGELGSGYAKVATGGLTPLTVSGR